A window of the Desulfopila inferna genome harbors these coding sequences:
- a CDS encoding NAD-dependent epimerase/dehydratase family protein, which yields MNTEQHILILGADGYLGWPTAMYFSKLGYQVTAVDNYFRRNACTELDVGMLYPIPTLIERAKIWHERTGREIKVVIGDLQDPELMRSFFDGRVQYQWAIDQSFTGVPGTVVHYAEQPSAPYSLLDYKHANFTLANNLLITNNLLFAIRDFNRATHIVHVGTMGEYGTPDIDIEEGWLEIEHKGRKDTFLFPRQASSLYHTTKIMDTDLMWFAVRTWGLKITDLMQGPVYGIKTDASNVDERLNTIFNYDEIFGTVINRFITQAIVGYPLTVYGKGGQTRGYININDTLQCIHKSTINPPSPGKLRIYNQIMETFSVNELAEKIQKVGKTLGYPVEIQRVDNPRKEAEEHYYNPTYQGLLELGVEPHYLTDKSLASMFKVVEMYKQNIRKDVIYKGMQW from the coding sequence ATGAACACAGAACAACATATTCTCATTCTCGGCGCAGACGGTTATCTGGGTTGGCCTACGGCCATGTATTTCTCAAAGTTGGGGTATCAAGTCACTGCCGTGGACAATTATTTTCGCCGCAACGCCTGTACAGAGTTAGACGTAGGAATGCTCTATCCCATTCCTACTCTTATTGAAAGAGCCAAGATCTGGCATGAAAGAACAGGTAGAGAAATCAAAGTTGTCATAGGCGATCTCCAGGATCCGGAACTCATGCGTTCATTTTTCGACGGACGCGTTCAGTACCAGTGGGCAATCGATCAATCATTTACCGGAGTACCCGGGACTGTTGTTCATTATGCTGAGCAGCCATCGGCCCCCTATTCGCTTCTGGATTACAAACATGCCAACTTCACGCTGGCAAATAACCTGCTCATCACCAACAATTTGCTGTTCGCTATCCGGGATTTCAATCGTGCTACCCATATAGTACATGTTGGTACCATGGGAGAATACGGGACCCCTGATATAGATATAGAAGAAGGATGGCTGGAAATTGAACACAAGGGCAGAAAAGATACTTTTTTGTTTCCCAGGCAGGCTAGCTCCCTTTACCATACCACCAAAATTATGGACACTGATCTCATGTGGTTTGCAGTACGTACATGGGGGCTGAAAATTACCGATTTAATGCAGGGTCCTGTGTATGGTATTAAAACTGACGCATCTAATGTAGATGAGCGACTAAATACTATTTTCAACTATGATGAGATTTTTGGCACGGTAATAAACCGTTTTATAACCCAGGCCATTGTTGGCTACCCTTTGACAGTCTATGGTAAAGGTGGCCAGACCAGGGGGTATATCAATATCAATGATACATTGCAATGTATCCACAAGAGCACTATTAATCCACCTTCACCAGGTAAGCTTAGGATTTATAATCAAATAATGGAGACATTTTCCGTTAATGAACTTGCTGAAAAAATCCAGAAGGTTGGAAAAACATTAGGATATCCGGTAGAAATACAACGAGTTGACAACCCACGTAAGGAGGCGGAAGAACACTACTATAACCCCACCTACCAGGGATTGCTCGAACTCGGCGTAGAACCACATTATTTAACTGATAAATCGCTGGCCTCTATGTTCAAAGTCGTGGAAATGTACAAACAGAATATCCGCAAAGATGTAATATATAAAGGAATGCAGTGGTAG
- a CDS encoding MBOAT family O-acyltransferase yields the protein MLFYSFEFIYLFFPICLTGYFLLGKRSKRLSIIWLVLCSLFFYGWWNPKYVPFLIGSLVCNYYFGLLLNSSRKKSFLYLGVTLNLLLIGYYKYAGFFTSIFNDISGNSYNLGEIILPLGISFFTFQQIAWLVDSYKGRVSEKEKGIWEYGLFVTFFPQLIAGPIVHHAEMMPQFHEKNSQWLNWDNMAAGLTIFVIGLAKKVVIADSIAPYANKIFDAALNTSQQISAGEAWLGAITYSMQLYFDFSGYADMAIGLALMCNIRLPINFDSPYKSLSIAEFWRRWHITLSRFLRDYIYIPLGGSRIGEKKRYMNLLFTMLIGGLWHGAGWTFVLWGGLHGIFLIVHRLWSKTNIRLPEFVAHLLTFICVVVAWVFFRAENFASASKILIAMIDFQSFSCCSVLKIEEMTDALKYVVPIIVVVFFLPNTQNIMNNWPGGLRVYQNPFRVARVFLFSYQPTLLWSCAIIILSATSLFLLLDQSNIQEFIYFQF from the coding sequence ATGTTATTCTACTCCTTTGAATTTATCTATCTTTTCTTTCCCATCTGCCTCACGGGCTATTTTCTGCTCGGAAAACGCAGTAAGCGATTAAGCATAATATGGTTGGTTTTGTGCTCCTTATTCTTTTATGGATGGTGGAATCCTAAATATGTGCCATTTCTTATCGGCTCATTGGTGTGCAATTACTATTTCGGGTTGTTGCTCAATTCATCAAGAAAGAAAAGTTTTCTTTATCTAGGAGTCACTTTAAACCTTCTTCTAATAGGCTATTATAAATACGCCGGATTTTTCACATCAATTTTTAATGATATATCAGGAAATTCATATAATTTAGGGGAAATCATCCTCCCTTTAGGTATCTCATTTTTTACATTCCAGCAAATCGCCTGGCTAGTCGATTCCTATAAGGGGAGAGTATCTGAAAAGGAAAAAGGTATCTGGGAATATGGCTTATTCGTCACCTTTTTCCCGCAGTTGATAGCCGGCCCCATTGTTCATCATGCCGAAATGATGCCTCAATTTCATGAGAAGAATAGCCAATGGTTGAACTGGGATAATATGGCTGCCGGTCTCACTATTTTTGTTATCGGTCTAGCTAAGAAGGTTGTCATTGCGGATTCCATTGCTCCCTATGCCAACAAGATCTTTGATGCAGCATTGAATACATCTCAGCAAATTTCGGCAGGTGAAGCCTGGCTTGGTGCGATTACCTACTCAATGCAACTGTATTTTGACTTTTCCGGATATGCCGACATGGCCATTGGCCTTGCCCTTATGTGCAACATACGTCTTCCCATTAATTTTGATTCACCATACAAATCCCTTTCCATTGCCGAGTTCTGGAGACGTTGGCATATAACTCTATCTCGGTTTTTACGAGATTACATATACATTCCTCTTGGCGGTAGCAGAATTGGAGAGAAGAAAAGATATATGAACTTGCTGTTCACAATGCTAATAGGAGGCTTATGGCATGGAGCCGGATGGACTTTTGTGCTATGGGGGGGATTGCATGGAATTTTTCTTATTGTCCATAGATTGTGGAGCAAAACAAATATTCGGCTTCCAGAATTTGTTGCTCATCTGCTGACTTTCATTTGTGTTGTTGTCGCTTGGGTTTTTTTCCGGGCAGAGAATTTTGCTTCAGCCAGTAAAATACTCATAGCCATGATTGATTTCCAATCTTTTTCCTGCTGTAGTGTGCTCAAAATAGAAGAAATGACTGACGCATTAAAATATGTAGTTCCTATTATAGTTGTAGTTTTTTTTCTGCCAAACACTCAGAATATCATGAATAATTGGCCGGGAGGGCTACGGGTCTATCAGAATCCATTCAGAGTCGCAAGAGTTTTTCTTTTTTCATACCAGCCTACTCTTCTCTGGAGTTGTGCAATCATCATTTTGTCCGCCACGTCACTTTTTCTCCTTCTCGATCAAAGCAATATCCAAGAATTTATCTACTTCCAATTCTAG
- a CDS encoding polysaccharide biosynthesis protein, giving the protein MNHLKGKRVVVTGACGTIGKELVQQLLADYEIDELIGLDNNESELFHLDQDYSDKNASFFLADIRDRYKLTRKMKHMQVVFHTAAFKHVILCERSPFEAAQTNIIGVQNVITAAIDNNAERVIFTSSDKAVNPTNVMGTSKLMGERLIAAANSSQRCRGPVLASTRFGNVLGSRGSVIPIFKEQISKGGPITLTDPEMTRFIMSIKEAVRLVIETSSIACGGEVFITKMPIIRIKDLAEVMIEELAPRYGRNPEDIRINTIGVKPGEKMYEELMNLEETRRAIELQRYFAVPPAFRSLYQDINYEYSDIISTEVSNPYNSSIEKPLDKETLRNFLLENNLLED; this is encoded by the coding sequence ATGAATCACTTAAAAGGTAAACGAGTCGTTGTCACAGGAGCCTGTGGAACCATAGGAAAAGAACTGGTTCAACAACTTTTGGCAGATTATGAAATTGATGAACTTATTGGACTTGACAATAATGAGAGTGAATTATTCCATTTAGATCAAGATTATTCCGATAAGAATGCATCTTTTTTCCTGGCTGATATCCGGGACCGCTATAAATTGACCAGAAAGATGAAGCACATGCAGGTGGTGTTTCACACAGCTGCATTTAAGCATGTGATTCTCTGTGAGCGCTCACCATTTGAGGCTGCTCAAACCAATATTATCGGGGTTCAGAATGTTATTACGGCAGCTATCGACAACAATGCGGAAAGGGTAATTTTCACAAGTTCTGACAAAGCGGTGAACCCAACCAATGTAATGGGAACGTCCAAGCTGATGGGAGAACGTCTTATAGCTGCTGCCAATAGTTCACAGCGATGTCGTGGACCGGTTTTGGCATCCACGAGATTCGGGAATGTTTTAGGTTCTCGTGGATCGGTTATACCCATTTTTAAAGAGCAAATCAGCAAAGGTGGGCCAATTACTCTAACCGACCCGGAAATGACGCGATTTATAATGAGCATTAAAGAAGCTGTGAGACTCGTAATAGAAACATCCTCCATTGCCTGTGGAGGAGAAGTGTTTATCACCAAAATGCCCATTATCCGCATAAAAGATCTAGCTGAAGTCATGATAGAGGAACTGGCTCCGAGATATGGTCGGAATCCCGAAGATATACGAATCAATACAATCGGGGTCAAACCTGGCGAGAAGATGTATGAAGAGCTGATGAATCTGGAGGAAACAAGAAGAGCTATAGAGCTTCAACGTTATTTTGCCGTTCCACCTGCGTTTCGCAGCCTGTATCAGGATATCAATTATGAATATTCTGATATTATCTCTACCGAAGTTTCCAACCCATACAATTCAAGTATTGAAAAACCCCTTGATAAAGAAACATTACGCAATTTTCTGTTAGAGAATAATTTGCTTGAGGACTAA
- a CDS encoding NAD-dependent epimerase/dehydratase family protein, with protein MNVLVTGSNGFVGSALIEHVAGIRKYQVIAAYRSLSMGSTGNAATLAIGDLGSLADITTSLRAVDVVVHTAGLAHVFNTSRNFLDELHNINVNGTVNLARQAAVAGVRRFIFISSVKVNGNETQPGRPYSELSPIAPVDPYGRSKFEAEERLRQLADETGMEIVIIRPPLVYGLGVKGNFRRLLHLVDLGIPLPLGGVRNQRSLIALDNLVDFIITCISHPAAANQTFLVSDGEDLSTPELLQCLGKAMNKPVRLISLPVNVIEFSALLVRRKKEVKMLCGNLQVNIARAREMLGWTPPVTIAEGLRRTVA; from the coding sequence ATGAATGTTCTTGTTACCGGCAGCAACGGCTTCGTAGGTTCAGCCTTAATTGAACATGTGGCAGGTATAAGGAAATACCAGGTCATCGCTGCCTACAGATCTTTATCTATGGGTTCAACGGGAAATGCGGCTACATTAGCAATTGGAGATCTGGGTAGCCTGGCTGATATTACCACATCATTAAGAGCTGTAGATGTTGTCGTGCACACAGCCGGCCTGGCACATGTTTTTAATACTTCACGGAATTTTCTGGATGAGCTGCATAATATTAATGTCAATGGCACAGTTAATCTGGCAAGACAGGCTGCAGTTGCAGGAGTAAGACGCTTCATCTTTATCAGTTCTGTCAAAGTCAACGGAAATGAGACACAACCAGGTAGACCCTATTCTGAACTAAGCCCGATTGCCCCCGTAGATCCATATGGAAGGTCAAAGTTTGAAGCAGAAGAGAGGCTGCGTCAACTGGCAGACGAAACCGGAATGGAAATTGTTATTATCCGGCCTCCTCTGGTGTACGGGCTTGGGGTAAAAGGTAATTTTCGAAGATTGTTGCATCTGGTTGATCTAGGAATTCCCTTACCGCTTGGCGGTGTCCGTAATCAACGCAGTTTAATTGCTCTGGATAATCTTGTTGATTTTATTATAACCTGCATTAGCCATCCAGCCGCAGCAAATCAGACATTTTTAGTTTCAGACGGTGAAGATCTTTCTACACCTGAATTGCTACAATGTCTTGGGAAGGCAATGAATAAACCGGTCCGATTAATTTCTCTTCCAGTCAATGTAATCGAATTCAGTGCCTTGCTTGTAAGGAGAAAAAAAGAGGTAAAAATGTTGTGTGGGAATTTGCAGGTAAATATTGCTCGTGCCCGGGAAATGCTGGGGTGGACTCCTCCTGTTACAATTGCAGAGGGGCTCCGTCGAACCGTAGCCTGA
- a CDS encoding glycosyltransferase, protein MLNRVNDRSSLSIDLEKASCDWISEYHLSSERPNIYRFLDLSKIKTGLELGSGCGAITRYLGETGMQLDAVEGSRKRAEICRLRCDDLDNVHVVHSNFNELDLPEQNYDAVFLNGVLEYAGRFLETNDDDLQALKNVLHKSLQTLTPQGVACIAIENRMGLKYWLGAREDHFGLPYVGLYGYPQDEGIRTYDRNEWQTILAGLDPSYQYRFVYPFPDYKMARTILSEKFIRETPHAANHLFRMASTDNGKPVNGAMNEFLLWESLQAQNLFEQYANSFFILISRSNETLSDICPYDFMHFSGKGRRTRYRTVTSKMSGTKIVEKKLLYSSLPQKDPSVDHDLSPDQYVSGPLLVSSWLHVLAGGLPSDFEKCVRDYYDFLCTYWQENENTGNSFDLLPFNIVVNDEGKWITIDKEWCVDLPLTPEYLLFRALFWFPGGNESVLAALFAEYNITTLKDFIAHYFKRLSLPLEKSLDQFVANEEALQSEIAEQLRDNPIQNMLVQPLRQHNAGAVSTSFLAQLYWAGPDDEWSEDKSLFEPAQLGPESQIISFRIPPAHGHITKFRYDPADRAGFFRMDNIRISAIADHNNGPQEIWELVGNGSIARSAGLHNIEYCKNGLGDVFISTGNDPHFIFDVPEKVEQWLNSTGIYLSVTMDWPKSSDYLVVMDTLGKRFVEQQIELQRLQQVEKLSSAQVIRISEQAAKLKETSDQVRSKDIYIESIEKEIETMRQTRVWRVAEFLRARIYYRLLDGRTLCRKGIKTLRQEGFRQFLRKARRQLTSQPDSETLGLNRTDYTTWVEHNRLTAYDIDEIRTNISEFQLKPLFSIVVPVYDVDQEWLERTIDSVRSQLYENWELCLCDDLSPSPHVKKILQQYAEMDPRIKVLFKEKNEGIAIASNAALSLATGDYVGLLDHDDELTIDALYENARMINQNPGAGLLYSDEDKLDMQGRRCDPFFKPDYSPELIRSQNYICHFTVIKKSILDDLGGFRQGFDGSQDHDLILRVLEKTSKVVHIPKILYHWRKIPGSTAAVYSSKSYAWEAGRKAVEDSLQRLGVAGNVGLAKFQGSYRVSNTILENPLVTIIIPFKDRADLLKTAINSILEKTAYKNFEILAVNNNSSEKETFSLIETYSKNDRVRFIEYNVPFNFSDINNHAVKQANGEYITLLNNDIEIISPEWLDAMLEFAQLPEVGAVGGRLYYSDDRIQHAGIVIGMAGVAGPPHYLFHKDDVGYYARSHVIHNVSAVTGACLMVKKSVYESVGGLDAENFGVAYNDIDFCLKLIQKGYRNVFTPYCEMYHYESQSRGYEDTPEKQERLQRESSAFREKWKIYFDKGDPYYSPHLSLEKTNFTIRIR, encoded by the coding sequence TTGCTGAACAGAGTTAATGATCGGAGTTCCCTCTCGATCGATCTTGAGAAGGCAAGCTGCGACTGGATTTCTGAGTATCACCTCAGCTCTGAAAGACCAAACATTTACAGATTTCTTGACCTCTCCAAAATCAAGACCGGCCTCGAGCTTGGCAGCGGCTGCGGAGCCATCACTCGTTATCTCGGGGAAACAGGGATGCAGCTCGATGCCGTCGAGGGTAGCAGGAAGCGAGCTGAGATTTGCCGGCTGCGCTGTGATGACCTGGACAATGTCCATGTGGTCCATTCGAATTTTAATGAACTGGATCTGCCGGAACAGAATTACGATGCCGTTTTTCTGAATGGCGTCCTTGAATATGCAGGAAGATTCCTGGAGACAAACGATGACGATCTGCAGGCTTTAAAGAATGTTCTGCATAAATCCCTGCAAACCTTGACGCCTCAAGGCGTGGCCTGTATCGCCATAGAAAACAGAATGGGGTTGAAGTATTGGTTAGGCGCTAGGGAAGATCATTTTGGCCTACCTTATGTCGGTTTGTATGGATACCCTCAGGATGAAGGGATCCGAACCTATGACAGAAATGAATGGCAGACTATTCTAGCGGGCCTTGATCCTTCCTACCAGTATCGTTTTGTCTATCCTTTTCCCGATTACAAAATGGCCAGGACAATTCTCAGCGAAAAATTCATTAGAGAAACGCCACATGCCGCAAACCACCTTTTCCGAATGGCCTCAACCGATAACGGCAAGCCGGTAAATGGTGCAATGAATGAATTCCTGCTCTGGGAATCTCTGCAGGCACAGAACCTTTTTGAGCAATATGCTAATTCTTTTTTTATCCTGATTTCCAGAAGCAATGAAACGCTCTCCGATATCTGTCCTTATGACTTCATGCATTTTTCCGGCAAAGGCAGGCGTACCCGCTACCGGACAGTGACCAGTAAGATGTCTGGTACAAAAATCGTCGAGAAGAAGCTTTTATATTCATCTCTGCCGCAGAAAGATCCTTCGGTGGATCATGATCTTTCACCTGATCAATATGTAAGTGGACCCTTGCTGGTTTCTTCCTGGCTTCATGTACTTGCAGGTGGTTTGCCGTCCGATTTTGAAAAATGTGTCCGTGACTATTACGATTTCCTGTGCACATATTGGCAGGAAAATGAAAATACAGGCAATTCCTTTGATCTTTTGCCCTTCAATATTGTTGTTAACGACGAAGGCAAATGGATAACGATTGACAAGGAGTGGTGCGTCGACCTCCCGCTTACACCTGAGTATCTGTTGTTTAGGGCATTGTTCTGGTTTCCGGGCGGCAATGAGTCGGTGTTGGCTGCGTTGTTTGCGGAATACAATATTACCACTCTCAAAGATTTCATCGCCCATTATTTCAAGCGCCTGTCTCTTCCTCTGGAGAAGTCGCTGGATCAGTTCGTTGCCAACGAAGAAGCGCTGCAGTCAGAAATAGCCGAACAACTGCGTGATAATCCTATTCAGAACATGCTCGTTCAACCTCTACGCCAGCATAACGCCGGAGCTGTTTCCACTTCTTTTCTCGCTCAACTCTATTGGGCCGGTCCTGACGATGAATGGTCCGAGGATAAAAGCCTGTTCGAGCCCGCACAACTTGGCCCTGAGTCGCAGATCATCAGCTTCAGGATTCCTCCTGCTCATGGACATATAACAAAATTCCGTTATGACCCTGCTGACAGAGCGGGCTTTTTTCGTATGGATAACATCAGGATTTCAGCCATAGCGGATCACAACAATGGTCCTCAGGAAATCTGGGAGTTGGTGGGGAACGGATCAATCGCACGCTCGGCAGGGTTACACAACATCGAGTACTGCAAAAACGGTCTGGGAGATGTGTTTATATCGACAGGTAATGATCCTCATTTTATTTTTGATGTTCCCGAAAAGGTAGAGCAATGGTTAAACTCAACGGGCATATATCTTTCGGTGACGATGGATTGGCCGAAATCATCCGATTATCTTGTTGTCATGGATACCTTGGGGAAACGATTTGTTGAACAGCAGATAGAACTGCAACGACTGCAGCAGGTTGAAAAGCTGAGCAGTGCGCAGGTAATCCGGATTTCGGAACAGGCCGCCAAACTGAAGGAAACAAGTGATCAGGTGCGGTCCAAGGATATCTACATCGAATCCATCGAGAAAGAAATAGAAACAATGCGCCAGACCCGTGTCTGGAGAGTGGCCGAATTTCTCAGGGCCAGAATATATTACCGGCTTCTTGATGGCAGGACGCTTTGCCGCAAAGGGATAAAGACCTTACGCCAGGAAGGTTTTCGACAATTTCTGCGAAAGGCTCGCCGACAGCTTACCTCACAGCCTGATTCAGAGACTCTTGGTCTGAACCGGACGGATTATACCACCTGGGTAGAACATAATCGGTTAACCGCCTACGATATCGACGAAATACGAACCAATATCAGTGAATTCCAGCTAAAACCACTTTTCAGCATCGTTGTGCCGGTGTATGACGTCGACCAGGAATGGTTGGAGCGTACTATCGATTCCGTACGGAGCCAGCTCTACGAAAACTGGGAATTGTGTCTGTGTGATGATCTTTCCCCGAGCCCGCATGTAAAGAAAATACTGCAACAGTATGCGGAAATGGATCCTCGAATTAAAGTGCTCTTCAAAGAAAAGAATGAAGGAATAGCGATTGCCTCCAATGCAGCGTTGTCTTTGGCAACAGGAGATTATGTCGGACTCCTCGATCATGACGATGAGCTCACGATCGATGCACTTTATGAGAATGCCCGAATGATCAACCAGAATCCTGGAGCCGGCCTGCTCTACAGTGATGAGGACAAACTGGATATGCAAGGCAGAAGGTGCGATCCCTTCTTTAAACCTGATTATTCGCCTGAGCTGATTCGCTCGCAAAACTATATTTGCCATTTTACGGTAATAAAAAAGAGCATACTCGATGACTTGGGAGGGTTCCGCCAAGGATTTGACGGCTCTCAGGATCATGATCTTATTCTCCGGGTTTTGGAAAAAACATCCAAGGTCGTTCATATACCGAAGATCCTCTATCACTGGCGAAAAATCCCCGGCTCAACAGCCGCGGTCTATAGTTCTAAATCCTATGCCTGGGAGGCGGGAAGGAAAGCGGTCGAGGATTCGCTGCAGAGGTTGGGCGTTGCCGGAAATGTCGGTCTTGCCAAATTTCAAGGCAGTTATCGGGTGAGCAATACAATTCTCGAAAATCCATTAGTCACCATAATCATACCATTTAAGGATCGAGCCGATTTGCTGAAAACCGCAATAAACTCCATCCTCGAAAAAACAGCTTATAAAAACTTTGAGATTTTGGCTGTCAACAACAACAGCAGCGAAAAAGAGACCTTCAGTCTGATAGAAACATACAGTAAAAACGACAGAGTAAGGTTTATTGAATATAATGTGCCATTCAATTTTTCAGATATAAATAACCATGCAGTAAAGCAGGCAAACGGTGAATACATAACACTGCTCAATAATGACATTGAGATTATCTCCCCGGAATGGCTTGATGCAATGCTTGAGTTTGCCCAACTTCCCGAGGTTGGTGCAGTTGGAGGAAGACTGTACTATTCCGATGATCGAATTCAACATGCCGGGATTGTTATCGGCATGGCAGGGGTCGCCGGTCCACCTCACTACCTCTTTCATAAAGATGATGTCGGTTATTATGCCAGATCACATGTCATCCACAATGTCAGTGCAGTTACCGGGGCATGTCTCATGGTTAAAAAAAGTGTGTATGAATCCGTGGGAGGATTGGATGCGGAGAATTTTGGTGTTGCCTACAATGATATCGATTTTTGCCTGAAGTTGATACAAAAAGGGTACCGCAATGTTTTTACGCCTTATTGTGAGATGTACCACTACGAGTCTCAGTCGAGAGGATATGAGGATACACCCGAAAAGCAGGAACGTTTGCAGCGGGAGAGTTCGGCGTTCCGGGAGAAATGGAAGATCTACTTTGACAAGGGCGATCCCTATTACAGTCCCCACCTCTCTCTCGAAAAAACCAATTTTACCATCAGGATTAGATGA
- a CDS encoding ArnT family glycosyltransferase: protein MKKIPCLMNMNIIWYSPLLLAFLLSFTCAVHTSPDSGLYLRKAYEFTQGQIDWGFRPGFIALLVASFKTLGISVWSAAVVIRIFFFANVLLIFYMTKYIVNKQAAFAASLALLTSYYLTILSQYVLLDIIQPFFILLAIFSSMLAIDRRSDKIALTAGIVFVYSYLVKSTTLLFIPFPLILVFLWFGLRINFFKLRQAGIICATSVIGIIFYHSSLVFVIEKKANQSLGRASESALNLLFSDSLTGILSNALHGFVGFWHNFMFQDSRLGWLFAAAWAWVVIRSITHKNYRPMVVVYVLFLPAMLFLGLTNFRTGQAGVFLFATFIPIGVFLSDLSKGLGKIPVLLSKGYIGTTVSERATIIIITVGLCIYQTWYVENVYRSSSQWLQYTYIGRMLMGKETQWKLIGVFDKQSQRLAKIISKEAQPGAIIYTGITFNAALDFFTNYQYKVSRLPTGFIRIHSLQTGLSEDLPKESITKDLLFLWPNAWPRRLEHWNAGGELRIKFIEEDVISRLFRLNEPVFIALDKRYKHLGEYFERLSGVVKLSSNPLVYKVEKFVPAGEFKKPRVAYEIGMLLAELRERKPENYRVLRDDFFPRFFGLAPERVEALADKDEDAADVVFVGLPGRKY, encoded by the coding sequence ATGAAAAAAATACCATGCCTTATGAATATGAACATCATATGGTATTCTCCGTTGTTATTAGCTTTCCTTCTCTCATTTACCTGTGCAGTTCACACATCACCGGATTCGGGATTATACCTTCGTAAAGCATATGAGTTTACTCAGGGACAAATTGATTGGGGATTCCGGCCGGGTTTTATTGCCCTTCTGGTTGCATCTTTCAAGACGCTGGGGATCAGTGTGTGGTCAGCCGCAGTGGTCATCCGGATATTCTTTTTTGCCAATGTGCTTCTTATCTTTTATATGACTAAATATATAGTCAATAAACAAGCTGCCTTTGCTGCTTCCCTGGCTTTACTCACCTCCTATTACCTGACAATTCTATCGCAGTATGTTCTCCTTGACATTATACAACCCTTCTTCATCCTTTTGGCCATATTTTCATCCATGCTGGCTATTGATCGTCGTTCGGATAAAATTGCCCTGACTGCCGGTATTGTTTTTGTTTATTCCTACCTTGTCAAATCAACTACTCTACTGTTTATTCCTTTTCCACTCATATTGGTTTTCCTCTGGTTTGGTCTACGCATAAATTTTTTTAAGTTGAGGCAAGCTGGAATAATATGTGCGACATCCGTCATCGGAATCATTTTTTATCATTCTTCCCTAGTCTTTGTTATAGAAAAGAAAGCTAATCAATCTCTGGGTAGGGCCTCGGAGAGCGCCCTCAACCTCCTGTTTTCAGACAGTCTGACAGGAATACTGTCTAACGCATTGCATGGGTTTGTTGGATTTTGGCACAATTTCATGTTTCAGGATTCCCGTTTGGGTTGGCTGTTCGCCGCAGCATGGGCTTGGGTAGTTATCCGTTCAATAACACACAAAAACTATAGACCCATGGTGGTTGTTTATGTCTTATTCTTACCTGCAATGCTATTTCTAGGATTGACGAACTTTAGAACCGGGCAAGCCGGAGTATTTTTGTTTGCAACTTTTATCCCTATAGGGGTTTTTCTATCTGATCTGAGTAAAGGACTAGGCAAGATTCCAGTTCTGCTCTCTAAAGGCTATATCGGGACTACTGTTTCTGAAAGAGCAACAATCATAATCATTACCGTTGGATTATGCATCTACCAAACTTGGTATGTAGAGAATGTATATAGAAGCAGTTCACAATGGCTCCAATATACCTATATTGGCCGGATGCTGATGGGAAAAGAAACTCAGTGGAAATTAATTGGAGTCTTTGATAAACAAAGCCAGCGGCTAGCAAAAATAATCAGCAAGGAAGCTCAACCAGGTGCAATTATATATACTGGTATCACTTTCAATGCAGCTTTGGATTTTTTCACAAATTATCAATATAAGGTCTCTCGCCTTCCCACAGGCTTCATCCGTATACATTCACTACAAACAGGATTATCTGAAGATTTGCCAAAAGAATCGATTACAAAAGATTTGTTATTTTTATGGCCCAATGCTTGGCCGAGGAGACTTGAACATTGGAATGCGGGAGGAGAGTTGCGAATAAAGTTTATAGAGGAAGATGTCATAAGTCGCCTTTTTCGATTAAATGAACCTGTATTTATAGCCTTGGATAAACGCTACAAGCATCTCGGCGAATATTTTGAAAGGCTTTCCGGAGTTGTTAAGCTATCAAGCAACCCTTTAGTATACAAAGTTGAAAAATTTGTGCCGGCAGGAGAATTCAAAAAACCAAGAGTTGCATATGAAATAGGAATGCTTCTAGCTGAGCTGCGTGAAAGAAAACCTGAAAACTATAGAGTGCTGCGAGATGATTTCTTTCCCCGTTTCTTCGGGTTAGCCCCAGAAAGGGTCGAAGCTTTGGCCGATAAGGATGAAGATGCTGCAGATGTTGTTTTTGTTGGTTTGCCTGGGCGAAAATATTAA